CTTTTGGGTTGGTGGTTCATTGTAAACcttcttgattttcatctttttCAACTGTTGTTGTTTGCCCATCACTCTTTCAAGTGCAGAAAGATATCTCGACTTCTTTGGCCTACCTACTCCACGTTTTACATCTGGTGGGATACATTTTTTCATTGGTAATCTGCATGAGGTTACGACTCAACATCCACCGGATTAACGGACTCCGCATACGCACCGGACAAGTTACTTTTTGTGTAGTACGGATGTACTAGAGTTTGTAAATGTAGATTTGGTCGCTTATCAGCAGAAGCAAGAGCATGTTCACATGGTATCTTATCAATATCATATTTACGGCAAGTACAGCTCCTCTGTTACAAATACAAAACAAGTTATGCAAATTACTACAAAACTAATATACTTTTgagtaataaaataacaattatgAGACCGTAAATTGTACCTCTCGTATGTCCACGACACAATCAAGTGCACCACCAGTTACATGGCTACGATATGCGTTTATGTGTTGCACAGTGAGAGTATTACCAATCTTGCATCTATACGTCAAAGTTCGTTCAACCCTTGGCGTGAATAATGTTTGTAGTGACATAGCATGTTCTCGTCGTTCCATAAACCATCTTGAAATCACCTTACGCACTTCGTCCAGAAAAAATGCAATAGGATACTCGCGAGCGTCTTTGAGAACCTTATTGATAGACTCAACAATATTGCTTGTCATTATATCATACCTATCTCCTTGAAAAAATGCACGAGACCACAAACGAACATCAGCCTTCTCCAAATATGCAGCAATGGCAGGGTTTTCTCTTCGAATCTCATCAAATAACGCAATGAACTCAGAAACCCTGTACACCTTTGCAGCCTTTTTAACCAAATTTAGTGTACtggagtctttgtatttttttagaaGATTCTGATGCAGATGATAGTTACATATTCCTCGATGAGCTAGTGGGAATACCTTTCTAACTGATTTTCGAATGGATTTGTGTCTATCAGAAATTATTGCCAAGTCTTCTCGGTCCCCATAAACCAAACGCAGCTGATTTAGGAACCACTCCCATGAAACATGATTTTCTGAATCAACAATCCCGAAAGCTAGAGGAAATATCCCACCATTTCCATCTTGTGAAGCGGCAACGAGTATAACACCTTTGAATTTTCCTTTCAAATGAGCTCCATCCACAACTATCACATTTCTTATAAATTGGAAACCAGTGATACATGCACCAAATGCAATGAATAAGTACCTAAATCTGTCTTCCTCATCGCAAACAAGTTTCGTAATTGTACCTGGATTAGCCGCCTCGATCTTTTGCAAATAGAAAGGCAAATACTCGTACCCGCTCTCCCATGTGCCTCTTTCTAGCTCACGTGCATGTACTAAGACTTTGTATGCCTTCCAATAATCAATATCAATACCATACATAGCCTTCATGACATCCATAATGTGAATCGGTCTAATCCCAAGACCAACTTTCCCAAATTTTCCCAAATACAACTCTCCAATACATTTTGATGTAGCTTGTCGATGACGAGAACACCTATTTGTAGCAGGGCACGTATGAATGTCAATGTACTTTcgaaagggccaacgtgctgatatgtgtactaacggacagtcctcgtgggcgaaaatcacccaaacagtccacgttgactgtccatcagtacacagttgtctactgacggacagtcctcgtgggcgaataTCACCCGAACAGTAAACTCAGAAGATGCTTTCATTACTGATGCACGAATCTTCCAAGAACAACCAGCAACAAAGCATTTCAGTGCCAGCAAAGTTTTTTTGGACTTATACGTTGTATAATCAAAATTCTGAAATATCGTGATCATACGCAACTTATTTTGTAACTCTACCTTGGTACTAAATATTTGCCCCACGCTGATACGCTCCAGAATCtgcaaaatattttgtgtaccTTCTAAGCCACCAACTATTTGATTTTCAGTTTCTCCGTTAAAAGACATATCTGAATCAAATCCAAAGCTACCATCTCTAGAACCACGACTTATTTCATCTTCAGAAATTTCTTCAAAAGTACTACTTTGAATCTCATCTTCCCCATTTACATATGGTATACCACTTTGTGCCTCGTCTTCCCCAGACCCATCAAGGGTACCACTTCTTTCTGTATCATTGCTACCTCCATCAAGAGTACCACTTTTTCTTCATATTCacaagttttatttaaattgcTACTCATTTCCTCAACTACGTACCTGCAAAATAAATGTCTATAGAGTATTAGCTAGTCTACTAATAATATGTAGATATAATATAAATCTGCCAACTGATATCTAGTCTACAAAAACATAtagatataatataaatttgcCGATTGATATTCTAGTCTACCAAAAGATGTAGACATCATGCAAGTCAACAAAGCATGTAGACTTTATGCAAGTCTATTAATACTTCAAGGACAAAATACAAGTCTACAAAATTAACATGTTAAGTCTGCTATATCGTGTGGACTTAATGTTAATCCACCGATTATCAGCAGACAACATACCAATCAAGCATACAGTGTATGTCGATCATCAGTAGACATAGAACTAATCTACGGATTATGAATGTCATGTCTGCAGAAACATGTAGTTATTACGTAAGTCTACCAAATTCACATGTAGAGTCTGCCATACACATGTAGATATTTTGCTTATCTGCCGACTATAAGAAGACAACAAACTAATCTACGGGTTTCGAATTTCATGTCTGTAAAATCATGTAGACAATATGTAGCCATTACACAAGTCTACCAAATGCATATATAAAGTCTGTTATACATGTGTAGACTTTATACTAATCTACCTACTATAAGCAGATAACAAACTAGTCTATAGGTTTCGAATTTCATATCTGTAAAATCATGTAGACACTATGTAGCCATCACACAAGTCTACCAAATTCACTTGTAAAGTCTGCTATACATGTGTAGACGTTATGCTAATCTACCTATTATGAGCAGACAAGTGGTTGCAGAAAATAATATGTCTAGCAGTTTGGATATTCATGTCTATCATCTAATTCAGTGAGCAGTTGCAGACAAAATACAAGTCTACCGAAAATTTCTAGTCTACTTTGAACGGTTGGTTCGAAGTTTCTAGTCTACCAAAATTTGATAGGTTTTACATTCTTTTCATCTTCTACATATATAAGGATTACACATGAGATGTCAAAAAAAAGTTCACACATATTACCTTGATCTTGATAGATGTTCAATCCTGGAATTCCTTTTGTACGTTTCTAAAGTAAATAGGTCTACAAAAAATTTGGCAATAttagaaacaaaacataaacagtGATCTATGAATGATATTATAAATACTAGAACTGATATAATAATGGTCATAGAATTTTACTAACTTCTCGGTGAGTCTAAACTTTTGCTTTgatgaaaaaattgttttagtttaaaatGATGTCTCAAAAAGATGAAGGTGTAACAATGgtgatttttcaaaaaagttattcttttttttttacagataggatgaaaaaaacaatcaatgttgtttttaatgttatatCCATATTTAGcattattgttaattaattagaTTCGAATTTTGATcaatttatttaaggaaattaattattcttttaattttatatggtagaatcaagaaaataaattatgtacttAAGGATAATATAGTAAAAGTTTCTTCATAAAATCTTGAAAATTTTATAGAAGttattttagctattttctATATTCTTAAGGTTATTATAACAAATGTCCCTATGATTTTTGTATTCATTTTGATATTAAACTTATGTTATTAGTGAAACATTTTTAAATGGTTGTTATTATGGaaccaaacaatattttttaagaactgCCCCCCTTTTATGTTAAGCAACACTGTCTTTGTATTAacccaaaaacaaaatctaaagaacaaaaacaaaaacagagatgAGGAATATTAACAGACATTAGCCAAGGTCTTGGctctatatatatttcaaaggAGTGAAGAAAACTTTTCATCTGCTGATTTCATCTGTTTTGAAGATGGAAAGTCCTTGGCAGAAGAATCATCATGagttgatgatgatggtgatggtgatggtgatggtgcATCATCAATGTATTCTGCAAGTTTTCTCTTGTTAGAATGGCTTAAGGTTTTGCAATCCTCTGCTTCATTTCTCATTATAAGTTCTTTTATTCGCTTTACATCAGCTAGTTTCACCGGTTTTAACAGAAAATCCTCTGCTCCTTCTCTCAGACATCTGAAACGAAAAACAAGATAAGCCACATAGGTTAGATCATAGTGAGACAAAAAATGATCTACTTTGTATTATTACACATTTACAGAAACACTTACTGTTCTATACGAGGTAAGATGTTCTCGGATGACATAATCACAACTGGTATTTCTCTGAAGACGGAAGATTCCTACACATATCAATGGAATTTGTATGAGCATTAGataagatttatttaaagagttTTCTCAGAttgataaaatcaaaacatattattattattaccttAATCTTCTTGAGAAGATCATATCCTGTTAGTCCTGGCATTGAGTAATCCGTCACTATCAAATTCACCTTCAAATCCTGTTATAAGAAATATCACACAGGATTGTTTATGAAACACTTCAACAAAAATCAGATCTTAACTACTAccaaaacaattaataaataaggtcttgtatttttttttttgtaaaaatataaataaggtcttgttattattattttcctgACAAGAAGAAAAGAGCAAAAGTTGCAAGGTTCTatccttagaccatctccaatgtatttctctattttttcctctataatagagaaactctataatagaggtgagtttctctccaatgtattactctattttttcctctaaaaaggaatattcttgaaagattctttttttattttacatttcacACCTCTAACTTGTAAATGTTGAAAATTAACCCATTCATtatactttttgaatttttttcataatattgcaaaaatatttaaattaaacattttattacaaaaatacattagacaaaaaaaataaaacaaagtacCATTATCTAACAATcattattactaatttttttccCATAAATGATCAATTAATGCATTACGAAGTGAGAAATGAActtctttatctttgatttttctgAATCGACTTAGAAACTCTTGGAATCGGTTATCTTCATTATCTGGTATTTGGACTTCCGGAGGTGGAGCTTCTCTTCTAATTCCAATCGGTGCATCGAGATCACGCTCATCCTCAATAATcatattatgtaaaattatacatGTAGTCATTATATCATGTagtactttttttttccaaaaacgtACCGGTCCTTTCACAATCGCAAAACGTGATTGTAAAACTCCGAATGCACGTTCTACATCTTTTCTACATGCTTCTTGTTGTgctgcaaaatattttttctttggaCCTACTGGCTCATGAATAGTTTGCACTATGGTTGACCATTTCGGATATATACCATCGGCCAAGTAATAACCCATATTAATATGTtgtattgattaatatttaaataaaaagtttttgacttttaaataaaataataattttttattttattttaattataattgacttttaaataaataatattttttattttaattataactatagttataaaaattaataattagtacGTAACCAAAAAGGTGTGATTTTATATGTAAGAATTGTATTTCTTCGTACATAAGTATTTTAGTTACAATCATAAAATATTAGAgtactattttgtaaataaaaaagtttgccTCTATTATAGGGGAATGCTATTTTTTCCCCtaaatatagaggaaaaaatagcaatctctattttaggGGAAGAAATAGGAGTGGATTGGAACtgattttactctattatagagtttagAGGCAAATATATggaagggttggagatgctctaagttaGAGGATCTATCAGTAACCAAACAGATTTGTAAAGAGAGCTACCTTAAGACCAGAAGCTCCTTTGTCTCCATCTAAGCCAAGGTACTGCAAAGCCCTAGCCCCACTCTCTACAGTAGTCACTGAAACaacaaataagatttttatttagGCAAAGAACGACACCCACACATCAGAGAAGGGAAAACATCGAGAGAGTGAGACTCATATTGTTATATACCTTTACAGGCTGAGATTCTCAGCAATCTCTCTATGACTTTACGATCCACAATACTATCATCGACGGCAAGAACATGCAACTCTGGTGAAGTAACTGACATATCTCCACCGGATGGGATCTCCATCCTCATGACCTCACCAACTGCCATTGTTAACTCAGAAAAGAGATGAAGACTGGTTGTAATAAAACGAAGAGGAAGCTTTGGATTAAAGGGAAAGAAAAATCTCAGAAATCAATGTGATGTGATGGAGTAAGAAGAAGTAGAAAGAAAAGTTAGGTTAGGTGACATAAATATAAAGAGGTGGGGTTGGAGTAGAGAGATTCGGAAAGATCGGATTTTGCTGGTGAGATCTTTGAAGAGGAAACAAAATCTTACATTGGGTCAAGTGTGATGTTGTGTGTTGGAACTTGtcagattttttaaatatgtttttgtagtaataatatttttgtgtcTGAAGGTCAAAATCTTTGGGCACCGAATCTTTTTTAAGATTTCGAACATCTTTGTTTGGTCTGTTTCTTTCAATCCGACAGCGACTACTCGCTCATGACGTGGaactttccttcttcttttagtAATTATCTCTATTTTTCGTTATAGACCAGTCGACTAAAATAATCACCGATAATCGTTTTAAATCCTTttcgtttatttttatttagtcccctagtttttttttttgactgatAGTCCCCTAGTTAGACCAATTGAAATACCCAACTTGATCATACAATCACAagccaatatatattattattttataaatcgaCATAATCATTTATAGAGATAAactcttatatttttgtataataatattttataaaattttattgatgcTCTATTAAATTCGAATCCAAATAATGATGCCATAACTTTAATCTATGCTCAAAAtggattattttaatttttttttttttttgctaaccgagtATCCTAGCCCTACCGAaatggtccagactagagaccgaagtgagcatggacgctgccagggcgtcaccatgtggctcaccgtgtaacggtcttcggtctcgggtGCTGCAGCCCACATGTAAATTCCGCAGTGGCCAAGACTCGAACCCAGGGACGGACACTTCCAGCTGGAGCTCCTGCACCACTAGAGCAAAGCAACTTGGTTGGATTATTTTAATATACTCTAAAACTTTGgtcttttattatatattcaaatattacGAGGTTAACTTAAGCTTCtcttgaaaataattatttttcggCAAAAGGgacatttatttaattgttgACATCGTTTTCAGTTTAGTTTcctttattaaattatgttttttgtgtgtgtaaaatGCACTCTGTTTAGTGGACcattgtgtgatttgtgaatcTCATTTGCTTTCTGGACAAAATCTtgactgaaaataaaatatggaaaaataatTGGGATGAAGATCCTTTACGTGTCTCTATTTCATTTTCAACATATTCTACCAATAGCAAGATGAAAGGCAATACATAGGGGTGTCAATTCGGGCCGGGCCGGGCTGGGCCGATCCAAACCCGCTAAGCCCGTAAATATTTGAGTCTGGCTCGGCCTGgtccaaaaatattttggggCTAGAATTCAAAGCACGGTCTAGTTCTTGTAGGGCTATTGGGCTTTTCGAGTTTTTTTGggcttttcgaaaaataatttgtcattgtcaCTTTCATcgttttaatatatgttaattttcattaaaaaaacagtttcattttttgttttaaaatataaaatgagttaaaaaatttttttatcaaaaatattttattttttcgtatgctttaaaaacatattataaacaaaccaatttaatatgatttaaataatcaaatataaattaaaactaaacatatatgaaaacaaaatttatgataaacatggtcaaACGTTTCATACTttgtatattgaaaaaaaaacatgtcgtAGATAAAAGAAGAATGTAcatttgcaaaatttaaaatgtgacaATACTAATAATGATCAAACAATAAAATCAttaacaacttttatatttactttattagagtggataaaaatatcaaaataacatGCCAATACTAATAATCGTTTGGATTGTAATAGCAATAAtatttaagttaaaatataaaattttagattttcggGCCTGACCTAGCTCAAACGGATTTAGGCACAAAATACCCAAAGCTCAGATGAGTTTAGTCCGAAATGCCCAATTTTTTTGGGCTGATAAGACTAAATCCAAGCCCGGCAATTTTCAGGGTTGGACGGGCTTGGATTACGGACTAGGACCCAGTTCGACATGGCTAGCAATACATACACGATTTTGTTTCGAATTAATTAGTCATGCAATAGACTATGTCGGTATAAATTGCAAATATACAAAAAGTAGATTACATATAAACGTATATCACAGACTATAAATGAGTTCCTACataatattcataaaaaaaaagtagaaataaGACCCAGAACAACATAGGTTATATGATAACTTCGGTAACGAtttgttcgtttttttttttgttttaacatgattaccaaacaaaaaacgTAGTCATTTAGCTAGATAACCAGCATTTAGCTGGGGGCCTGGGGTGCTATACTTCTAACGTAGAATCTTCAAAAGTTATGGAAGAGATGATCCTTTAAAGTTTATATTACTTAAAATCTTCTAGCTAATTGTGAGAAAAATACCTTATAGCCAATTGTGAGAAGACTTAGTcaacataaaataaaagatttggTTTCATAAAATAAGAATCATACAGTTTTGTCCATATCGATTTGATAGGtatctgaaaataaaattccAATACGATGGCcttaaccttttcttttggttGAAAATAAGACGGCATTCACACCTAAAAGCTCCGAAGACAGAATTGTTTACAGATACAAGTCAATTAAAAGTTATGGAAAAGGAAAAGTAAAATATTGTGATGTTTTCCGCACGTTAATCATTTATTCTTACGATCTTAAGGACGATGGAGCCGCCGCTAAGGTTTTAAGGCGATTTTGAAGACGATCGCGGATCTGGCCGTATCTCATCGTTTTGGCTCGTTTCGAAGAGATCGGCAGGTAGGAAATGAGAGGGAGACTACCGTTTACCGTGTTAGCATACCACATAACCTAGTTTTGACGAAAGCGTGATCCAAAAGAAATCTAGGCTTCTGGTTTTGATACGACTATTTCCCCTAAATAGAGTGTTTTTGATCGGTGCTGCTCAGTTATGTCTCAGTCTAGTGGTACCAGATACAGAGGGGAAAGCTCACGATATGTGAGAAAACCTACACTTGAAGAACCATAGATCATAAAGGTCCCGACTTTTGACTACTCGGATCTCATCGAGAGAAGTTTAAGCTTACACTCGTTGGAAGGATGTTCCATAAGGATGGTAGAAGTGTGGATGCGCTCCTGAAGCACATGCAAAGAAGATGCATCTGGGACGTGGAAGGAAGAGTCAGAGGAACCAATAAGTTTCAACTGGATTTTGAGAAAGAGGAGGACCTCCAAAAGGTTTTGAATAAGAGACCTGGCCACTTTAATAAGTGGAGCTTTTCCCTCGAAAGATGGATCCCAACAATCAAAGAAGATTTCCCCAACAACATGACGTTTTGGGTAGAAGTGGAGGGGATCCCAAgccactacaaaaaaaaagaaaaaacattctGGAGTATTGGGAAAGCCCTTGGCACTGCAGATAAGGTGGATGTCCAAGGGAATCGACTGAGAGTTTCCATCAATGGAGATGAACCCATCCACTTGGAACGAAAAATAAGTTTTGACAATGGAGATGTGGTAGCGGTAACCCTAAAGTATGAAGATCTTCATCGCTACCGCTACACGTGCAGGAGAATATCTCATGAGGAAGGTACATGCCCTGAATTGAATGAAGATCAACGGGAACGTAATAGGATAGCCAGATTAGAAGttaaggagaaagaagagataacAAATAGAGAAGCCTTTTCGATTCCACTTCTTCGCAAGGAAGGGCGGGCTCTATCACCACTGCAGGAAAGGAACCAGCTAATGAATCAAAGAGAGAGCGAAAAAAGATATCAGAGACAGTCGCCAAAGAAGGATTCATTCACGGAAAATGCAGACCTCTGAAACTCAATTTCTGAAAAACGTGCCCTGCACTCCAAGAATGTGTGGAACAGAATTGAGAAGGGAAATATGGAGAACTATCCCCGGAATCGGGAGAGATACCATCCTTACCAGTAGAGACGCGAACATTCTTCTTATAGAACAGAAAGACAGAAGCCCCCTACAGAATGGCGGATCAGAGGATCAAATAGACAGTCTCGAGAGCAGTCTTATAGGAGGTCTGAGACCGGAAGCTACAACACAAGAAATGGATCACCATCGGATTCAGCGAGAACAGTATCTGATTCCTATCTTCCTATGAGATATAACGATCGGGAACGCTACAGGGAGCAGGATAGACAATCCCAAAAACTTCGATACAAAACCTGGATTGGAATGGAGACCGGTGCAGAGATCAACATAACCAGTGAATGAGAGGGCCTCTGTATGAGCTCATGATCATGCCTTAGAGAGACGCGAAATTGTAGAAACAGAtgaggaaaaaagaagaagagttaAAGGGAAAGCCCATGCTATAGACGATGAAGGAATTCCACGTCGTATGGTCGAGGGACCATCGGATGGCCCCCTGCGGAtcagagaaagagaagatggagaaactGCTCGCAACCAGACGGATCAACTTCAAATATCAAggataaataaagataataaTACAGATGTAATCCCTCAGACTGAGGGGGCATTAGCTAACAGGAGTAATGAAACTCCTGAAAGGAGAAAATAtcaggaagaagatgatgtctcAATGGAGGATGGAGAATTCAATAAGATGGTAGACTACTACAATGAGCTTGGTATGGCTGAAGAAATGATCGACGAGGATGACATGTTGGATGATATAGTGGTGCCTGAGACACAAATGATGGCTGTAGAATCAGAGAACGAGCAGATTGAAGCAATAGCTCAGCTTAGGCAGAAGGTGATATCCAAAGATCATACTTCAAACACAAGGCAGAACAAAGACCCCCCGGACCAGAAACAGAGTACTCTACCACATGACGGCAGAATCGAACAAAACACTCCAAGGGGTCTTCTAAAAGGGCATGAGAAAACATGTGTGAAAAAGTGACTCCAAGAAGTCGTGATACTAAAGGTATTGCTGCATCTCGAAAACTGGCGGCCAAGGGACATATGTCACCAATGAGCAAGGGGATGAAGAATTCTCGACCTCCAATGAGTGGACGCCAAGCAGCAAAGCAAGTCCCCCACTCTGGGGTATTTCCCTCTGCTTTAAAAAGTAGAAAACCAGTGTCTCTTTCAAGTTCGGTGATGTCCCAGAAACCACCCAGTACGCATATATGAGTGCAATCGCATGGAGCTGTCAAGGGGCCGGAGCCTACTTGACCAAGAAACACCTGAGAGAGTTGCATCGCTGTTTTCATCctacttttctttttctttttgaaacaaaaaacaatttttccttTTTGCAAGACTTTATGTCGGAGTTTGGTTATGATCATTTGTTCACCGTCGATCCTGTTGGGCGTAGCGGTGGACTAGCTTTGTTTTATATGGATGCTTCTGATGTGATTGTTAACTTTTCTAATAATCGTATGATTGACATAGAAGCACATATGGAAGGGCACAAGGTTTTTATGACCTTTGTGTATGGAGATCCGGTGATTGAATACCGAGAGAATGTTTGGGAGAGGCTGCTCAGAATAAGTTCTAATAGAACTGGTGTGTGGCTACTTATGGGAGATTTCAACGAGATTACCAGTAATCTAGAGAAGAAAGGAGGCAAAAAGCGGCCAGATTCGTCTTTCTTGCCGTTTAAAAACATGTTAGCAGGATGTGGAATGATTGAATTCCAATTCATGGGAAATTATTTCTCCTGGGCTTGAAGAACGAGAGCGGGACGAGTCCAATGCCGGTTGGATAGGGCACTTAGCAATGAAGATTGGCATAACATTTTGTCCCACACTTATGTGGAGTATCTGCTGCGATGGGGATCAGATCACATGCCGATATTGGCGAGATTCCAAGCTCAAGAGtgcaaaaataaaagaaacttcAAGTTCAACAGGAATTGGCTAAGAAAGGAAGGTTTTTTCGAAGCAGTTCGGGAAGAGTGGGATAACCTACGATCGGACCCAGCGTTGGAACTGTatgataaattaaaaaagaCAAGACAGTCGATCTCAAGATGGAAAAGGCGAAATCCTACCAACAATGCATTGCTCATCGAAGAGTTGAAGAAGCAACTGAATAGCGTGCAAAATGATGACCTCCTCTCCAGCGGAGAAGAACtagaattaaaatttaaactatgcGCTGCATATAGAGAAGAGGAGTTATACTGGAAACAAAAGAGCATAATCCTTTGGCTCCGAGGAGGAGATCGAAATACGAGGTACTTCCATGCAAAAACTAAACAAAGAAGAGCACGCAATAGGATCACACGACTCAAAAACTCAATGGGAGATTGGGTTCATACTGAAGAAGAAATAGAATCAGTGGCGTCTGGATATTTTCAAGAATTATTCACATCATCAAACCCATATACGATCGAGGACACAATCCGGTACATTACCGCGTCAGTCAGCGAGGACATGAACCAAGGTTTACTAAAAATCCCTCTTGATGAGGAGATCTGTGATGCAACCTTCGCCGTCAATCCTGAGAAAGCCCCTAGACCTGACGGTATGGCCAGCCTCTTTTATCAACGATTCTGGAACAACATTGGGAGTGATGTGTGTGCCATGGTAAAATCATTCTTTGAAACAGGAGAGCTCGATGATAGACTTAATCAGACCAACATGTGCTTAATACCAAAGACGGACATGCCGGTTTCTATGACGGAGTTCTGCCCGATTAACCTCTGCAATGTCAGATATAAGATTATATCCAAGGTCTTATCGACTAGACTGAAACGTATACTACCTAAGATCATCTCAGAGACGCAATAAGATTTTGTGGTGAACCGACTGATTACAGATAATTGATAGCTCATGAGATGTTTCACGCTCTTTGTACGAATCAAAGTTGCAAAAGTAAATTTGTGGCTATCaaacggatatgagcaaagcgTACGACAAAGTAGAATGGAGCTTTGTGGAAGCCTTATTACTGAAATTTGGATTTGATCCACGATGGGTTTCCTTGATCATGAAATGCATATCATTAGTCTCTTACCAAGTACAGATAAATGGCAAAGCAAAAGGGAACATAGTACCCTCGAAAGGACTGAGACAAGGAGACCCGCTATCCCCTTTCCTCTTCATACTATGCACTGAAGTACTGATCTCAC
This region of Brassica napus cultivar Da-Ae chromosome C5, Da-Ae, whole genome shotgun sequence genomic DNA includes:
- the LOC106401000 gene encoding two-component response regulator ARR7, which produces MAVGEVMRMEIPSGGDMSVTSPELHVLAVDDSIVDRKVIERLLRISACKVTTVESGARALQYLGLDGDKGASGLKDLKVNLIVTDYSMPGLTGYDLLKKIKESSVFREIPVVIMSSENILPRIEQCLREGAEDFLLKPVKLADVKRIKELIMRNEAEDCKTLSHSNKRKLAEYIDDAPSPSPSPSSSTHDDSSAKDFPSSKQMKSADEKFSSLL
- the LOC106398573 gene encoding protein FAR1-RELATED SEQUENCE 6-like produces the protein MDVMKAMYGIDIDYWKAYKVLVHARELERGTWESGYEYLPFYLQKIEAANPGTITKLVCDEEDRFRYLFIAFGACITGFQFIRNVIVVDGAHLKGKFKGVILVAASQDGNGGIFPLAFGIVDSENHVSWEWFLNQLRLVYGDREDLAIISDRHKSIRKSVRKVFPLAHRGICNYHLHQNLLKKYKDSSTLNLVKKAAKVYRVSEFIALFDEIRRENPAIAAYLEKADVRLWSRAFFQGDRYDIMTSNIVESINKVLKDAREYPIAFFLDEVRKVISRWFMERREHAMSLQTLFTPRVERTLTYRCKIGNTLTVQHINAYRSHVTGGALDCVVDIRERSCTCRKYDIDKIPCEHALASADKRPNLHLQTLVHPYYTKSNLSGAYAESVNPVDVES
- the LOC106398572 gene encoding uncharacterized protein LOC106398572, which translates into the protein MFHKDGRSVDALLKHMQRRCIWDVEGRVRGTNKFQLDFEKEEDLQKVLNKRPGHFNKWSFSLERWIPTIKEDFPNNMTFWVEVEGIPSHYKKKEKTFWSIGKALGTADKVDVQGNRLRVSINGDEPIHLERKISFDNGDVVAVTLKYEDLHRYRYTCRRISHEEGTCPELNEDQRERNRIARLEVKEKEEITNREAFSIPLLRKEGRALSPLQERNQLMNQRESEKRYQRQSPKKDSFTENADL